From a region of the Candidatus Stygibacter australis genome:
- a CDS encoding molybdopterin-dependent oxidoreductase encodes MNLIGKEVTRIDGDQKVTGKAIYGNDIKLNDMLYAACKYTDIVTGKIISIDTSAAEKIPGVKTIALYKDIPGAQKVGPIRQDYLPIVNDEVFFTGDVIAVVAAESREAAFKAADAIKVEYEPYKPLTDPRKAVSPKARLIHPEYKSNIVNHYPLRKGNIKIGFQVADAILTRTYTTGFQEHAYIEPETVTVEPDHSTGGFNIYGSIQNPYTTRKVAAMYMNLPLNRINVIPSVLGGSFGGKDDIINNMVCRAALLCQMTGEPVQMTNSRENSLRESYKRHPYIMNYKVGFTREGRIIAMKIDILADSGAYSSQTFFVTWRSVVQATGPYEIPHVETDIRSVYTNNCYTAAFRGFGSPQIIFAQESLMDEIAVHCELTPLEVRLINGFKQDSITASGQMLSEHKVSLRQVLNTAVEKADFVNKWQANREFIKLPPRYRKGIGLACSYRGCSLGAEGTDVSSAIVSIQADGSLIIITAVSENGQGLQTTMCQIACEILGVPLADAIFLAPQTSTIADGGPTVASRGTIAGGNAINDAAQKLKEDIFEIIKAELKVKALKDTIWKEGMIYTKSGKKPKSALSFKEAVEKALQAGINLSAYGWFKAPDVSWEEETGKGDAYFTYVYGCQIAEVTVDSFTGKISVDQVYAAHDVGQTINLLGAQGQIYGGVVQGMGYACTEDFNISAGEVLSDNFDTYLIPTIQDIPKITPILIENPDKAGPFGAKSLGEPTFELISAAINNALYNAMGVSSAALPLSLEQVFLNHNLKKPERQSMIACKTESSSSLSVISAKTVTPTTLKQALKLLADGKHNILAGGTDLMIKMRNSAETHQVVNIKPLSELQYVSLENDTLQIGSTTTFAEIIANPLVNTHFPVLASACSQIGSTQIRNIATIGGNIVNAAPCADSIPPLIFYDAELSLSSAKGTRTIPMKDFIIKSYHTAIESDEILTAVNIPLPQPPKSFSHYFQLGRRKALNITRISICASLEFDQDKKICNCRIVAGSLLEKPGRLPELEEFIIGRWIDEKLYRDLKYRLNSILNPKIGKRWSASYKIPVFVNLVIAAMADFKKQYSEYKNDQA; translated from the coding sequence ATGAACCTGATAGGAAAAGAAGTTACCCGTATTGACGGTGATCAAAAGGTTACCGGTAAAGCCATTTATGGTAATGATATCAAATTAAATGACATGCTCTATGCTGCCTGCAAATACACAGATATTGTCACTGGCAAAATAATTTCCATAGATACCTCTGCCGCGGAAAAGATACCGGGTGTGAAGACAATTGCTCTCTACAAAGATATACCCGGAGCGCAAAAGGTAGGACCAATCCGGCAGGATTATCTGCCAATTGTGAATGATGAGGTATTCTTCACTGGAGATGTGATAGCAGTGGTTGCTGCAGAAAGCCGGGAAGCTGCCTTCAAAGCAGCAGATGCCATTAAAGTGGAATATGAGCCATACAAACCCCTCACTGACCCGCGCAAGGCAGTATCTCCCAAAGCACGACTTATTCATCCTGAATATAAATCGAATATTGTTAATCATTATCCACTGCGCAAGGGTAACATCAAAATTGGATTTCAAGTAGCTGATGCAATACTTACCAGAACATATACCACTGGTTTCCAGGAACATGCTTATATAGAACCTGAAACGGTAACGGTGGAACCTGATCACTCAACTGGCGGTTTCAATATCTATGGCTCAATCCAAAATCCTTATACTACCCGTAAAGTGGCAGCAATGTATATGAACCTGCCCTTGAACAGGATAAATGTGATACCATCAGTATTGGGTGGATCTTTTGGTGGTAAAGATGATATTATCAATAATATGGTCTGCCGTGCTGCACTTTTATGCCAGATGACCGGGGAGCCTGTTCAGATGACAAATTCCCGTGAAAATTCTCTGCGTGAAAGTTACAAAAGACATCCATATATCATGAATTACAAAGTCGGCTTCACAAGAGAAGGTAGAATAATAGCCATGAAAATTGACATTCTGGCTGATAGTGGAGCTTATTCGTCTCAGACATTTTTTGTCACCTGGCGTTCAGTAGTTCAAGCTACTGGACCTTATGAAATCCCGCATGTAGAAACCGATATCAGGTCGGTTTATACTAATAATTGTTATACAGCAGCATTCAGGGGATTTGGTTCTCCCCAGATAATTTTTGCTCAGGAATCGCTGATGGATGAAATTGCTGTCCATTGTGAACTCACCCCACTTGAGGTACGACTCATCAATGGCTTCAAGCAGGATAGTATTACTGCCTCCGGGCAGATGTTATCTGAGCATAAAGTTTCGCTGCGGCAGGTTTTGAATACTGCAGTAGAAAAAGCAGATTTCGTTAATAAATGGCAGGCAAACAGAGAATTTATAAAATTACCTCCCCGCTACAGAAAAGGTATCGGGCTGGCATGCAGCTATCGTGGTTGTTCTCTGGGTGCAGAAGGTACTGATGTATCCTCTGCAATTGTATCTATCCAGGCTGACGGCAGTTTGATCATTATCACCGCTGTATCTGAAAATGGACAGGGTCTGCAGACTACTATGTGCCAGATCGCCTGTGAAATATTAGGAGTTCCACTTGCTGATGCCATTTTCCTAGCACCACAAACTTCTACTATTGCTGATGGTGGTCCCACGGTGGCATCACGCGGTACAATTGCCGGTGGAAATGCCATAAATGATGCTGCTCAGAAGCTGAAAGAAGACATCTTTGAGATCATCAAAGCTGAGCTCAAAGTAAAAGCGCTCAAAGATACTATCTGGAAAGAGGGTATGATCTATACAAAGTCAGGCAAAAAACCCAAATCTGCTCTCAGTTTCAAGGAAGCAGTAGAAAAAGCTCTACAGGCTGGGATTAATCTTTCGGCTTACGGCTGGTTCAAAGCTCCTGACGTATCCTGGGAAGAAGAAACCGGTAAAGGAGATGCCTATTTCACCTATGTATATGGTTGTCAAATTGCTGAAGTTACTGTTGATTCCTTTACTGGCAAAATAAGCGTTGATCAGGTTTATGCCGCTCATGATGTGGGTCAAACCATTAATCTTCTGGGAGCTCAGGGCCAAATCTATGGTGGTGTTGTGCAGGGTATGGGATATGCCTGCACAGAAGATTTTAATATTTCCGCCGGAGAAGTGCTGTCTGATAATTTTGATACTTATCTTATTCCCACAATCCAGGATATTCCTAAGATTACTCCCATATTGATAGAGAATCCAGATAAAGCAGGTCCCTTTGGAGCGAAAAGCCTTGGTGAACCCACCTTTGAATTGATCTCTGCTGCCATCAATAACGCTCTTTATAATGCCATGGGCGTAAGCTCTGCTGCTCTGCCATTATCACTTGAACAGGTATTTCTGAATCATAATCTCAAAAAACCTGAACGTCAGAGTATGATAGCCTGCAAAACTGAGTCCAGCTCCAGCCTCTCTGTGATCTCTGCTAAAACTGTAACGCCAACTACACTAAAGCAGGCATTAAAGCTGCTCGCAGATGGTAAGCATAATATTCTGGCTGGAGGTACTGACCTGATGATCAAGATGCGCAATTCAGCAGAAACCCATCAGGTGGTCAATATCAAACCACTCTCAGAACTGCAATACGTCTCGCTGGAAAATGACACCCTCCAGATTGGCAGTACCACAACTTTTGCTGAGATCATCGCTAATCCGCTGGTGAATACGCATTTTCCGGTGCTGGCATCTGCCTGCTCGCAGATAGGTTCTACGCAGATCAGGAATATTGCCACAATTGGCGGGAATATAGTAAATGCTGCTCCCTGTGCAGATAGTATTCCACCCCTCATCTTTTATGATGCTGAGTTGAGCCTTAGTTCTGCCAAAGGCACTCGTACTATTCCCATGAAAGATTTCATCATCAAAAGTTATCATACGGCAATTGAGTCGGATGAGATTCTCACAGCAGTTAATATCCCCCTGCCTCAGCCCCCAAAATCATTCTCGCATTACTTCCAGCTTGGCAGACGCAAAGCGCTTAATATCACCCGGATCAGTATCTGCGCCAGTTTAGAATTTGATCAGGACAAAAAGATCTGTAATTGCCGGATTGTTGCCGGATCGCTTCTCGAAAAACCCGGGCGTCTCCCGGAACTTGAAGAATTTATTATCGGGCGCTGGATTGATGAAAAACTTTATCGTGATTTGAAATACAGGCTTAATAGTATTCTTAACCCCAAAATCGGCAAAAGATGGTCTGCCTCTTACAAAATTCCCGTGTTTGTCAATCTCGTGATAGCTGCCATGGCTGATTTTAAAAAACAATATAGTGAGTATAAAAATGATCAAGCTTAA
- a CDS encoding FAD binding domain-containing protein, translating to MKVYKPENLSEVLNLLSELPDKKLLLAGGSDLNILIKLGKISDEAIIFINHLPELHGVDMCSTKLIIGATTTISEISSSAIIKEYCPYLSDSLIDFASPPIANFATLAGNIANSSPTADTVPLLLVLEAKLVLKSITTTRTVPLSEFYTGYKKTVLRDDELIIAIEIPLNFACKYQPQYIKIGSRTALTIAKVALAFVKYEDNFKIAAGSLNEYPRRLYNVEEYITLHSQDLNDTDLMNALKKDVTPISDFRSDKEYRLQVCFNYLQKFIESANTD from the coding sequence ATGAAAGTATATAAACCAGAAAACTTGTCGGAGGTCTTAAATCTATTATCTGAGCTTCCGGATAAGAAACTGCTGCTGGCTGGAGGCTCTGATCTGAATATTCTCATTAAACTGGGTAAGATATCAGATGAAGCGATAATATTTATCAACCATTTACCGGAACTGCATGGTGTGGATATGTGCAGCACAAAATTGATCATAGGTGCCACAACTACGATCAGCGAAATTTCCAGCTCAGCAATTATTAAAGAGTATTGCCCATACCTATCTGATTCGCTGATTGATTTTGCTTCACCACCTATAGCGAATTTTGCCACTCTTGCCGGAAATATTGCTAATTCATCACCAACTGCAGACACTGTACCACTACTGCTGGTATTGGAAGCCAAATTGGTATTGAAATCAATAACTACCACCCGGACAGTACCCTTATCTGAATTTTATACCGGATATAAAAAAACCGTGCTCCGAGATGATGAACTGATAATTGCCATTGAAATTCCCTTGAATTTCGCCTGCAAATATCAGCCGCAATACATCAAGATTGGCTCCCGCACTGCTCTTACAATCGCCAAAGTCGCTCTTGCCTTTGTGAAATATGAAGATAATTTCAAAATTGCTGCCGGTAGTTTGAATGAATATCCTCGACGTTTATACAACGTTGAAGAATATATCACCTTACATTCTCAAGATCTAAATGATACTGATCTGATGAATGCCTTAAAAAAGGATGTTACGCCCATAAGTGATTTCCGCTCGGACAAAGAATATCGCCTGCAGGTGTGCTTTAATTACCTGCAGAAATTTATTGAATCTGCTAATACTGATTAA
- a CDS encoding XdhC/CoxI family protein — METSFNQIIIQAADNLQKNTPFVMATVLESIGGTPCRSGFKMIVYPDGSSEGTVGGGLIEHKIRAACLEIFTTKENKLMEFELTEAEMGIGMQCGGNAKIFLEYFAPAKTIYLFGAGHLCKSILPILKSLQFHLVVIDNREEYASSERLPQADNVICQDYLQFAKEFLPAPQDAVIIFTHAHSNDYDILLNICQRNLNLTYLGMIASHQKAAENLQQLKNIGISNQQLQNIHTPIGLNIAKTTTQEIAISITAELLAIYNKVTNIKSLTEAQKL, encoded by the coding sequence ATGGAAACTTCTTTTAATCAGATAATTATCCAGGCAGCAGATAATCTCCAGAAAAATACTCCGTTCGTGATGGCTACTGTACTGGAATCGATAGGTGGAACCCCCTGCCGCAGCGGGTTCAAAATGATAGTATATCCCGACGGTTCTTCAGAAGGTACTGTGGGCGGTGGGCTTATTGAGCATAAAATACGCGCTGCCTGCCTTGAGATATTTACTACTAAAGAAAATAAACTGATGGAATTTGAACTCACAGAAGCAGAAATGGGTATAGGAATGCAATGCGGAGGTAATGCCAAAATATTTCTGGAATATTTTGCTCCTGCCAAAACTATCTATCTTTTTGGTGCCGGACATCTCTGCAAAAGCATTTTGCCCATCCTGAAATCACTCCAGTTTCACCTGGTAGTGATAGATAATAGAGAAGAATATGCCAGCTCAGAAAGACTTCCTCAGGCAGATAATGTTATCTGCCAGGACTACCTCCAGTTTGCCAAAGAATTTCTCCCAGCTCCCCAGGATGCTGTGATCATCTTCACCCATGCTCATTCAAATGATTATGATATCCTCTTAAATATCTGTCAGCGGAATTTAAATCTTACCTATCTGGGCATGATAGCTTCCCATCAAAAAGCTGCCGAAAATCTGCAGCAACTCAAAAATATCGGAATTTCCAACCAGCAACTCCAGAATATCCACACCCCCATCGGCCTGAATATTGCCAAAACCACTACCCAGGAAATTGCCATCAGCATCACAGCAGAATTACTCGCCATCTATAACAAAGTTACAAATATCAAATCCCTCACCGAAGCTCAGAAATTATAA
- a CDS encoding (2Fe-2S)-binding protein, whose amino-acid sequence MKINFYLNGKETSIDTDPMRRLLDVLREDYKLTSVKESCGEGECGACTVLLNDIPVTSCLINIIQVDGGSVITAEGISETPLGKLIADCYQETNAVQCGFCFPGFLVTSYHYLANNPDLDEDKIKWALSGNICRCTGYRKIIDAVQLVCRKLADQELNHESI is encoded by the coding sequence ATGAAAATAAACTTCTATCTTAATGGCAAAGAAACCAGTATTGATACTGATCCCATGCGACGTCTTTTAGATGTGCTCAGGGAAGACTATAAACTGACTTCTGTAAAAGAATCCTGCGGTGAAGGAGAGTGCGGAGCCTGCACAGTGCTTTTAAATGATATTCCTGTAACCAGTTGCCTGATAAATATCATTCAGGTAGATGGTGGCAGCGTGATCACTGCTGAAGGAATTTCCGAAACACCACTCGGTAAACTGATAGCAGATTGCTATCAGGAAACAAATGCAGTACAGTGCGGTTTTTGTTTCCCGGGTTTTCTGGTAACCTCCTATCATTATCTGGCCAATAATCCTGATCTTGATGAAGATAAGATCAAATGGGCATTATCAGGTAATATCTGCCGTTGCACAGGTTATCGTAAGATCATTGATGCGGTGCAGCTAGTCTGCCGGAAATTAGCTGATCAGGAGCTGAACCATGAAAGTATATAA
- a CDS encoding (2Fe-2S)-binding protein codes for MIKLKFTLNNLPQELNVPDNMRLLDILRDELNLTGTKEGCSVGECGACTVLMNGKAVCSCMILSCQVMDTDIETIENAEQDKILKTLQDSFLKTGAVQCGFCTPGMIMSAKALLLENLQPSEEQIKTALEGNLCRCTGYVQIIEAVQMAADILHQDS; via the coding sequence ATGATCAAGCTTAAATTTACTCTTAATAATCTCCCGCAGGAATTAAATGTTCCTGATAATATGAGGCTTTTAGATATTCTGCGTGACGAATTGAATCTTACCGGCACAAAAGAAGGCTGCTCTGTGGGTGAATGTGGTGCCTGCACCGTTTTGATGAATGGTAAGGCTGTCTGCTCTTGTATGATACTCTCCTGTCAGGTGATGGATACTGATATAGAAACTATCGAAAACGCTGAACAGGATAAAATCCTTAAAACTTTGCAGGATAGTTTTTTGAAAACCGGTGCCGTCCAGTGCGGATTTTGCACTCCGGGCATGATCATGAGCGCCAAAGCTTTGCTTCTGGAAAATTTACAACCTTCAGAAGAGCAGATCAAAACCGCCCTGGAAGGTAATCTCTGCCGCTGCACAGGTTACGTTCAGATCATTGAAGCTGTGCAAATGGCTGCTGATATTCTTCACCAGGATAGTTAA
- a CDS encoding nucleotidyltransferase family protein, with product MNLTSIILAAGNSTRMGTDKALLQIEGIAVVDIIIGKLQEFSSKIIIVTGENHQNLQEHLFTQNVEFVNNSQPELGMFSSLKLALKADALSTNYLIHLIDQPFIALDTYQILVSAIDDHHQLFLPVLTSQNRTGHPLIISPQVGGRILNASVSDNLSIIIKSLPESIIKRIPVDDPNILDNINTPQELKDKLTETGT from the coding sequence ATGAATCTCACTTCCATTATCTTAGCTGCCGGAAATTCTACCCGCATGGGCACAGATAAAGCTCTTTTGCAGATAGAAGGTATCGCGGTTGTGGATATAATAATAGGCAAACTACAGGAATTTTCCTCAAAGATCATTATTGTCACTGGAGAAAATCATCAGAATCTGCAAGAACATCTTTTTACTCAAAATGTGGAATTCGTCAATAACTCTCAACCTGAACTGGGTATGTTCTCATCTCTCAAATTAGCTCTCAAGGCTGATGCCCTTTCAACTAATTATCTCATTCACCTGATAGATCAGCCATTTATCGCTTTGGATACCTATCAGATCCTGGTCTCGGCTATTGATGATCACCACCAGTTGTTTTTACCAGTGCTTACATCTCAAAATCGAACTGGACATCCTCTGATTATTTCTCCTCAGGTAGGTGGACGCATTCTAAATGCTTCTGTAAGTGATAATCTCAGTATAATTATTAAATCCCTGCCGGAAAGTATCATCAAACGCATTCCAGTCGATGATCCCAATATCCTTGATAATATCAATACTCCTCAGGAATTGAAAGATAAATTAACTGAAACAGGAACTTAA